In one window of Episyrphus balteatus chromosome 3, idEpiBalt1.1, whole genome shotgun sequence DNA:
- the LOC129915297 gene encoding facilitated trehalose transporter Tret1-like produces the protein MEPVKKYRIYMAALSANMAYFSLGTVVGWASPTMPKLRDHTYDSPLAFGVSTSEEGWISSLVCFGSLMASPIAGPLAGKIGRKWSLLSSSVFFTAAYILLMVGGSIPSVYVARLFQGLGAGLAATIMPMYIGEIATDDCRGAVGSLMTLLMAAGILYVYIIGPFVSYMTLQWCCIIIPIIFFGTFIFMPESPYYYAIKGQKKNALKSLQFLRGQSPKIVEEEMNEIQKSVDKAMLNTGTLFDIFQNRGYRKALFICGGLLMFQQFSGTTAVLFNSQSIFSSAKSSLDPAIATIIMGLVQLAGNLLTPFVVERTGRKMVLLTSATGMFIALFGLGIFFYVQTFGDSSGLLWIPVPALLSFNAFYAFGFGPIPWAIVGEMFPSNIKPVAASFVSVITSLVSFVVTRWYPELNALGTYYAFWFFALCCVLAFLFVVFVVIETKGLSLQRIQERLQSRKHSISSNLSKT, from the exons ATGGAACCTGTGAAGAAATATCGTATATACATGGCTGCCCTGAGTG CTAACATGGCCTACTTTTCACTTGGCACAGTTGTCGGGTGGGCTTCTCCTACAATGCCAAAACTGAGAGATCACACGTATGACAGTCCTTTAGCATTTGGAGTTAGCACATCGGAAGAAGGATGGATAAGTTCTTTAGTTTGTTTTGGATCTTTAATGG CATCTCCTATTGCTGGTCCATTAGCTGGAAAGATTGGACGAAAATGGTCTCTTTTGTCAAGTTCTGTATTTTTCACAGCTGCATACATATTATTGATGGTTGGTGGATCAATTCCTTCAGTATACGTTGCCCGATTATTTCAG GGTCTTGGAGCAGGACTAGCAGCTACAATAATGCCAATGTATATTGGAGAAATAGCAACCGATGATTGTCGAGGAGCTGTTGGATCCCTTATGACTTTACTTATGGCAG cTGGAATTCTGTATGTCTACATCATTGGACCCTTTGTGAGTTACATGACGCTTCAATGGTGCTGCATTATTATTCCAATCATATTTTTTGGAACCTTCATTTTTATGCCTGAAAGTCCATACTACTACGCAATTAAGGGACAAAAGAAGAATGCATTAAAATCTCTGCAGTTTCTTCGAGgacaaagtccaaaaattgtCGAAGAAGAAATGAACGAAATTCAAAAATCTGTCGACAAAGCTATGTTAAACACCGGAACTCTATTCGACATCTTCCAAAACCGAGGCTACAGGAAAGCTCTATTTATTTGCGGAGGATTGCTTATGTTTCAACAATTCAGTGGAACAACTGCCGTCTTATTCAACAGTCAATCGATCTTTAGCAGTGCCAAATCATCATTAGACCCAGCTATCGCCACAATTATTATGGGTTTGGTTCAACTTGCTGGCAATCTTCTTACACCATTTGTAGTTGAACGAACTGGAAGAAAGATGGTCCTGCTGACCTCAGCAACTGGAATGTTTATAGCCCTCTTTGGATTGGGCATATTCTTCTATGTTCAAACTTTTGGCGATTCTTCAGGTCTTCTCTGGATTCCAGTTCCTGCTTTGCTATCATTCAATGCGTTCTATGCATTTGGATTTGGTCCAATTCCATGGGCAATTGTTGGTGAAATGTTTCCATCGAATATTAAACCAGTTGCAGCATCTTTTGTGTCTGTAATAACATCGCTTGTATCTTTTGTGGTAACACGTTGGTATCCAGAACTTAATGCTTTAGGAACGTATTATGCCTTCTGGTTTTTTGCACTTTGTTGCGTTTTAgcatttttgtttgtagtattTGTGGTAATTGAAACGAAAGGTTTGAGTTTGCAGAGAATTCAAGAAAGACTGCAATCGAGAAAACATTCTATTAGTTCTAATTtgtcaaaaacataa